The stretch of DNA GTCTTTTCCTGGGGTGCTGTCCTGAGGTCTTGCCCTTTATGTCAACCAAAATCGAGATGTTCTCCGATTTCATCTGCCCGTTCTGTTACGTCGGCTTCGCGACGATTCGCCGGCTCAAGCCCGAATTTGATCTTGAGATCGGTTGGCGCGGCTTTCAGATTCATCCGGAGTGGCCGGCCGACGGGATGCCCGCGGCAGACTTTCGCCGCGACCTTAGCCCCGAGGCGCGCCGCGCGATCTGGACGCGAATCGGACAGATGGCCGACGCCGCCGGCATCGCGATGCGGCCGCCCGAAATTCTGACGAACTCGCGGCTCGCGCTCGAGGCCGCGGAGTTTGCGATCGAGCTTGGCAAGGGCGAGGCCTTCGAGGAGCGGGTCTATCGCGCCTACTTCAACGAGGGCCTCAATATCGGGCAACAAGGGGTGCTGGCGGAGCTCGCGTCGGAAGTGGGAATCGAGGCGCAGGCCATGAACGTCGCGCTGGAATCGAACCGTTATACGCTGCGGCTCAAGAACAACGCGATGATTGCGCATCGCCGCAACGTCGATGGCGTGCCGACCTTCTTTATCGGCGAGTATCCACTGGTCGGCGCGCAGAGCGAGGATGTGATGCGGCAGATACTTGGCCGCTACATCGGCAAGCTCGCCGCGGCGAAGTAGCCGGCATGGCGAGCGCGCTTGACCTGCGCGGGATCAAATGTCCGCTTAACTGGGCGCATGCGAAGGTGCGGCTCGAGCGGATGGCGCGGGGCGAGGTGCTTGAGTTGTTGATCGACGATCCGCGCGGCGTTCGCGATATCCCGCGCGCGGCTGAAGCGGAAGGCTATGCTGTAATCGAGGTCGCGCCGCTAGCGGCGACGTGGCGGCTGCGAATCGAGAAGTAGGCGGGCGGCCTCGCGGCGCCGTGACAGCTGACGCTGAACGATGCGAGAGGGGAATCCGATGCTGACGCCCGAACAGAAAAAGAAGCTGCTGGAGCTCTATGCGCGTCAGCACGTTGCGGTGCTGATCACGCAAGGCGATGAATGGACGACCGGCACGATGCAGGCGTTCGCCGAGACCGACGCGCTCGAATTGCTCTTCATCATGGCGGCCAACGCCGAGAAGTACCAAAACGCGCGTAAGCGACCGAATGTCACTGTGATGGTCGATACGCGAGACCAGGGCAAGGTCGAGACCTTCGAGATTACGCGCGCCTCGGTGCAGGGCGTCGCGAGCGAAGTCGCGCGCAACAGTCCGCAATGGGAGACGCTCAAGGCGGTGTTCCTCAAAAAAAATCCGTTCGAGGCGCCCTTCTTCAGCAACGACGGCCTGCGAATGATGCGGATAACGCCCCGGCGCGTTTCCTACGCCAGCGGCCTAAGCGACGTCTTCAAGGCCGAGTTCGACTAGCCCCCGCTCTTCCGCTCAGCACTCTCCTTGCCGCCGGGTCGCCGTCTCGGTCCGAAGGACCCGGCACGCGCATTGCGATTCAGGACCTTGACGCCGATCAGACGCGCACGGGAGTAGTGAAGTCGAAATGGATGCTCAAGCGACTGGCAGCGGACTGCCGAATTTGAAGGCATCGGCGCTGATGCGCGAACTGCCGATGGACGAGATGTTCGAGGTTGGCGGCCGGCCGCGACCGGAATGCGCGCGGGTCGCGAACTATCTGCTGACGCTGGAGGCGCCGCGCCTGGCGGAACTCGGCAATCACGCCCATCAGATGTTTCAGCAGATGGGCGTGACCTTCAATCACTATGGCGACGCCGACGGCGCCGAACGGATTTTTCCCTTCGATCCGGTGCCGCGCATCATCGCAGCGTCGCAATGGGCGCAAATCGAAGCGGGATTGATTCAGCGGGTCCGCGCGCTCAACGCCTTTCTAGCCGACATCTATGGCGAGGCTGCGATTTTGCACGACGGGATTGTGCCGCGCGATCTGATCATCGGCTCACCGCAGTTTCGCCACGCCGCCGCGAGCCTGCAACCGCATGATCGGCCCTTCGTCACGGTGGCTGGAATCGATCTGGTGCGCGGCGCCGACGGCCGCTTCCTAGTGCTCGAAGATAATGCGCGCACGCCGTCAGGCGTTTCATATGTTTTGCAGAATCGCGTGATTATGCTGCGGCTCCTGCCTGAGCTGCTGCGCGCGCTACGTGTTCGCAGTGTCGAACAGTATCCAGCCGATCTGCTGGCCTGTCTGCGCGAGTTGGCGCCCATCGGCATCAGCGATCCGGTCGTCGCGATTCTGACCCCGGGCCCATACAATTCGGCTTTTTTCGAGCACCTCCTACTCTCGCAGCAGATGGGCGTCGAGCTGGTCGAGGGCCGCGATCTCGTCTGCGCCGGCCACAAGCTCTTCATGAAGACGGTGTACGGCCTGCGCCGCGTGCATGTGCTTTACCGGCGGGTGGACGACGACTACCTCGATCCTGTGGTCTTCCGCGCGGATTCCCTGCTCGGGGTGGCCGGGCTGACCGCGACGATTCGCGCCGGCAATGTCGCGATCGCCAACGCGATCGGCACCGGCGTCGCCGACGACAAAGCGGTGTTCGCCTACACGCCGGCGATGATTCGCTACTACCTCGGCGAAGCGCCGCTGCTGCCGATCGTCGAGACGCATCTGCTGCGCGATCCGGAACCGCGCGAACATGTGTTGCGCAATCTCGATCGTTTCGTGATCAAGCCGACCGGCGCTTCGGGCGGCTACGGCGTCGTAATCGGGCCGCAGGCCAGCGCGCTTGAGCTCGCGCAGGTGCGCGAACGGATCATGCGCGATCCCGCGGCCTATATCGCGCAGCCGATGGTGCAGTTGTCCGTCCATCCGACGCTCGCCGCCAGCGGCAGCGGGCCGCCCCGGCTCGAACCGCGCCATGTGGATTTGCGCCCGTTTGTCCTCATGGGCTCGAAGCCTCGGGTTCTGGCCGGCGGCCTCACGCGCGTCGCGCTGCGTGAGGGCTCGCTCATCGTCAACTCCTCGCAGGGCGGCGGCAGCAAGGACACCTGGGTGTTGGAAGACGGATGCTCCGTCGGATAGCCGATCAGCTCTTCTGGGCGGCTCGCTATCTCGAGCGCGCCCAATGGCGCGCCCGCCTGGTCGATGTCAACTACAACCTCTTGCTTGAGGTGCCGCCGCGCGACATCGACGCCTGGGAGCCGCTGCTCGCGATTACCGGCGAGGCCGAGAGCTTCAACGCGCATCACAATCAGGCCGACGAGCGCACAGTCGTCAATTTCTTCGCGCTCGACCCGGCGAATCCGGCCTCGATCCGCAGTTGTATCGAGGCCGCGCGGACCAACCTGCGTTCGATCCGCCATCAGATTTCTTCGGAGCTGTGGCTCGAGGTCAATCGACTGCATCTTGACGCGGCGAACTGGCCGGCCGACGCGTTCGCGCTCGGCGCGCTTAACGCCTTTTTTGCCACCCTGCGCGAGCGCTTCTACACAATCAGCGGCGTGGTGTGGAACACCATGACGCGCGATATCGCCTACGACTTTTTTGAGCTCGGCACGATGCTCGAGTGCGCGGACAACGTCGCCCGCCTGCTCGACGTCAAGTATCACTATCTGTTGCCGCGGCTCGAAGATGTCGGCGGCGCCGCGGACATCCGGCAGTGGGCGGCGCTCTTGCGCAGCGCCTCTTCCCTCGAAGCTTTCCGCAGGATCTATGGCAACGCCTTGCGGGTCGATCGGGTCGTCGATCTTCTACTCTTCAACGGCGCGATTCCGCGCTCGGCCCGCTATTGCGCCGATCGCATCGCCGCGGCGCTCGCGCGGATCGCCGCACTCGACTCCGACGGCAGCGCGCCGCAACTGGGCCAGGAGCGGCTTATCGGCTGGTTGGCCGATAGCTCTGCCGACATTGCGATCACCGGCGGCCTGCACGAATTCCTGCTGGGCTTTCAGAGCGAATGCGCGGCCCTTGCAACGCGAATCGCCGCAGCGTACATGCCTGAAGACTAGTGGAGCGAGGTGGCATTGGCACGAGGGAAACGAGCAGGCGAGTCTTGACTAAGGCCGCGGCTCGCGGACTCGCCCGCCCCCCGGAGCGGCGTCAAGATTCTTGGTCTCGACCCCTCGCCTGAGAGTGCTCGGATTGCCTATATGCGATTTCAGATCAGGCATCAGACGCGATTTGAATACGAGCGCCCGGCTTTCGATTCGCACAACGAAATCCGGCTGCGTCCATGGGACGGCCCGACGCAGCGCTGTCTCAACTTCGAGCTCCGGACCACGCCTGCCGCCCCGATCGTCGCGTACGAGGATTTCTACGGGAATCACGGGCATTCCGTCTCTGTCGACGATCCGCATGACGCGCTGACGATCGTCGCGCAATCGGCGGTCGAGATTAACATGCCGCCGCCGCAGACTTATCCCGAAACCCCCTTCTCACGTTTCCTCGGTGACGACGCCCTCCACACTAACGCCTTTTATGAGTTTCTGGCGCAGAGCCGCTACATCCCTTTCAGCGAGCGGCTGCGCAAGTTCTTCTGGATGGGCGCACGGCCTCAGGGCATGGAGGATGTCACTGAATACGTGATGCGAGTGGTGGCGTACGTGCGTGACCAGTTCGAATATGAAACCACCCGCACCCATGTGCATTCGAGCATTAACGACATCCTCAAGTCGGGCGGCGGCGTCTGTCAGGACTTCGCCCATCTGACGATCGGGTTGCTGCGGCTGGCGGGTGTGCCCGCGCGTTATGTTTCGGGCTATCTCGCGCCTGCGACTCAAGCGCCGGGCGCGATGCTCGGTGGTCAGGCGAGTCATGCGTGGCTCGAAGCCTGGCTGCCCGGACCGGGCTGGAGCGGCTTCGACCCGACCCATGGATGCCGGACCGACGAGCGTCATCTCGGGATGGCGATCGGGCGCGACTATGGCGACGTCCCGCCGATTCGCGGCACCTATCGGAGTCCCGGAGCTAAATCGATCATGCGGGTCGAGCTGAGTATCGCGCGCGCCGACGAACCGGGTTCGGCAGACGGCGCCGCGACTGCGCTCAAGCTCTGCAGCTCGCAACAGTAGAGCATCGATTCGCAGATCACCTTTTTGGTTCCGTAAATTAGAGGCCGGTATACCAGCTAGGCCGCGTTTCTCACCCATTCGACGGTGTATTGGGTCTCAGGATGTTTTTTTCGGATATCATTGAGAAAGCTGTTACGCTGTCGATGCCCTCCAGCGTGTCGCAATGTAGTAATGATTGCCCTGCGAATGTCGGGCTCGCTTTCCGCACTAGCCGCCTGCATCAAAAAGGACTGTTTGATCTTGTCGCTTCGCGCGAGAGCCCTCCATGCCGCAGCTCGGGTCGGCCAGCGTCTCGATTGATCGCTCGCGATTCGCTCGAACTCCTTGGCCTCGTCACCCCCAGTACGCACCTGTGACATTGCCATTAACATGTGGAATGTAAGCGCTTCGAAATGATCTTCGGGCGCCTGCGAAATTAATTTCATACATTCTTCGATTACGCGCTTGGTTGTCTTCGCAACCATCACGTAGGGACCCGCGATCTTGGGGTCGATGTTCATCAAGTCTCGCCGGCAAACCAGGTCGTAGCAACCATGCATATCGTTCCGGTTTTTCAAGTATTTCAATATCCACCGGTACTGGGATAGCTTGATCTCGGGCGAATTCAAAATGTCTTGGTCAAATGCCCGCCTAACACCCCACACACTCAACTCCGGCGAATACGATGCTGCGCCTTCCCAGTACTGGATCTTGGAATCGCGCAGGTTTTCTCTGGCCTCTTCTGGGTCGTCGAAGAGCTTTGTCTTTTCTTCTGATCTCGTGAGACCCAACATGGGCAGCTCTTTATCTAGTAAAGTAACCACAGCCTCACGCAGTGCTCTGGTCTTTGTGAAAATAAGGATATCGTCGCCATAGCGCTTATGATCTGCTCCGGACGCAATAATCGACTGATCCACGGGGGCGAGAAAAAGGTTACCTAATACGGCTGAAGCCTCCGGACCGATTGGCAAGCCGCGCAGTCCGGTTTGGTCTCGCCAGAATTCTAGGGTTCGCAGAAGTCGCCGAACAATTTTGTGGTTACAGCGACA from Candidatus Binataceae bacterium encodes:
- a CDS encoding DsbA family oxidoreductase: MSTKIEMFSDFICPFCYVGFATIRRLKPEFDLEIGWRGFQIHPEWPADGMPAADFRRDLSPEARRAIWTRIGQMADAAGIAMRPPEILTNSRLALEAAEFAIELGKGEAFEERVYRAYFNEGLNIGQQGVLAELASEVGIEAQAMNVALESNRYTLRLKNNAMIAHRRNVDGVPTFFIGEYPLVGAQSEDVMRQILGRYIGKLAAAK
- a CDS encoding sulfurtransferase TusA family protein — encoded protein: MASALDLRGIKCPLNWAHAKVRLERMARGEVLELLIDDPRGVRDIPRAAEAEGYAVIEVAPLAATWRLRIEK
- a CDS encoding circularly permuted type 2 ATP-grasp protein, with translation MDAQATGSGLPNLKASALMRELPMDEMFEVGGRPRPECARVANYLLTLEAPRLAELGNHAHQMFQQMGVTFNHYGDADGAERIFPFDPVPRIIAASQWAQIEAGLIQRVRALNAFLADIYGEAAILHDGIVPRDLIIGSPQFRHAAASLQPHDRPFVTVAGIDLVRGADGRFLVLEDNARTPSGVSYVLQNRVIMLRLLPELLRALRVRSVEQYPADLLACLRELAPIGISDPVVAILTPGPYNSAFFEHLLLSQQMGVELVEGRDLVCAGHKLFMKTVYGLRRVHVLYRRVDDDYLDPVVFRADSLLGVAGLTATIRAGNVAIANAIGTGVADDKAVFAYTPAMIRYYLGEAPLLPIVETHLLRDPEPREHVLRNLDRFVIKPTGASGGYGVVIGPQASALELAQVRERIMRDPAAYIAQPMVQLSVHPTLAASGSGPPRLEPRHVDLRPFVLMGSKPRVLAGGLTRVALREGSLIVNSSQGGGSKDTWVLEDGCSVG
- a CDS encoding alpha-E domain-containing protein, encoding MLRRIADQLFWAARYLERAQWRARLVDVNYNLLLEVPPRDIDAWEPLLAITGEAESFNAHHNQADERTVVNFFALDPANPASIRSCIEAARTNLRSIRHQISSELWLEVNRLHLDAANWPADAFALGALNAFFATLRERFYTISGVVWNTMTRDIAYDFFELGTMLECADNVARLLDVKYHYLLPRLEDVGGAADIRQWAALLRSASSLEAFRRIYGNALRVDRVVDLLLFNGAIPRSARYCADRIAAALARIAALDSDGSAPQLGQERLIGWLADSSADIAITGGLHEFLLGFQSECAALATRIAAAYMPED
- a CDS encoding transglutaminase family protein, with amino-acid sequence MRFQIRHQTRFEYERPAFDSHNEIRLRPWDGPTQRCLNFELRTTPAAPIVAYEDFYGNHGHSVSVDDPHDALTIVAQSAVEINMPPPQTYPETPFSRFLGDDALHTNAFYEFLAQSRYIPFSERLRKFFWMGARPQGMEDVTEYVMRVVAYVRDQFEYETTRTHVHSSINDILKSGGGVCQDFAHLTIGLLRLAGVPARYVSGYLAPATQAPGAMLGGQASHAWLEAWLPGPGWSGFDPTHGCRTDERHLGMAIGRDYGDVPPIRGTYRSPGAKSIMRVELSIARADEPGSADGAATALKLCSSQQ
- a CDS encoding RNA-directed DNA polymerase, which translates into the protein MAAHNSGFFEIPDVIHFEDYKMFAQSFASQLAKRASSREYTPNTLTLFPYPNYHPQYPNKLRVMAVASVADLALLRVDGGRLARVTDPTISDRVYSYRISSFGDAASAWTFRSSKEAWRAFTEAGISVLDDDTRPFMCRTDVTKFYPSIRFDLLEDLLLRCRCNHKIVRRLLRTLEFWRDQTGLRGLPIGPEASAVLGNLFLAPVDQSIIASGADHKRYGDDILIFTKTRALREAVVTLLDKELPMLGLTRSEEKTKLFDDPEEARENLRDSKIQYWEGAASYSPELSVWGVRRAFDQDILNSPEIKLSQYRWILKYLKNRNDMHGCYDLVCRRDLMNIDPKIAGPYVMVAKTTKRVIEECMKLISQAPEDHFEALTFHMLMAMSQVRTGGDEAKEFERIASDQSRRWPTRAAAWRALARSDKIKQSFLMQAASAESEPDIRRAIITTLRHAGGHRQRNSFLNDIRKKHPETQYTVEWVRNAA